A window from Zingiber officinale cultivar Zhangliang chromosome 7A, Zo_v1.1, whole genome shotgun sequence encodes these proteins:
- the LOC122001557 gene encoding CRS2-associated factor 1, chloroplastic-like: protein MALKFASPFPLFSPTAAPSPRRPPSSSEVRFSRWNNANAEPFVRRRRQQKEIEDEIRRNRRHQSASRIAEDADEEDGGLDFPHSSPADFRSRGTPSSPSARSIPGRASKYSKPPVDSKEARHPAFRRTYRTRIPPQVDGESGITVGENGIAYRIGGAPFEFQYSYTETPKVKPLALREAPFLPFGPTTTPRPWTGRAPLPPSKKKLPEFDSFHLPPPGKKGVKSIQSPGPFVAGSGPKYHATSREEILGEPLTKEEVKDLIKGCMKTRRQLNMGRDGLTHNMLDNIHAHWKRRRVCKIRCLGVSTVDMDNVRQQLEEKTGGKIIYSKGGVIFLFRGRNYNYRTRPRFPLMLWKPVTPVYPRLVQRVPEGLTLEEATQMRKRGRQLLPICKLGKNGVYNRLVYQVREAFEACELVRINCQGMNPSDYKKIGAKLKDLVPCVLLSFEHEHILMWGGKDWKSTLPEIEDNGNGATELNSIDLTTTSDTNNSSFSKEMFDVSATVSPSEVPSISESTKSEDLDAHLEVVETAYVSKSQDTDDDLSRETASSSDEITNMTSGFSNHQDPSTTYLDTSSSGSGCHAELCEDENQDEDSADIVGSARHDGDDASTRLDTTGVNVGMEMEENNCLPEQKPWLDGVTFLLRQAVDDGSALILDDDASSNANIVYQSAVEFAKTAPPGPIFRHRTKKATEQAAEQEKHQGIGQIEEVEMVANSNRKREGRSSSQSQRRDKLPEILLDVVPHGSLGVDELAKLLS, encoded by the exons ATGGCTCTAAAGTTCGCTTCCCCCTTCCCACTCTTCTCCCCCACCGCCGCCCCTTCCCCTCGCCGACCGCCGTCGTCCAGTGAGGTCCGCTTTTCCAGATGGAACAACGCCAACGCTGAGCCTTTTGTCCGTCGTCGCCGCCAGCAGAAGGAGATCGAGGACGAGATACGCCGCAACCGCCGCCACCAGTCTGCCTCCAGGATCGCCGAGGACGCCGACGAAGAAGATGGGGGATTGGACTTCCCTCATTCATCTCCTGCAGATTTCAGGTCCCGCGGCACCCCTTCCTCCCCTTCTGCACGTTCCATCCCCGGCAGAGCTTCCAAGTACTCCAAGCCCCCGGTTGACTCCAAGGAAGCACGTCACCCTGCCTTCCGCCGGACGTATAGAACGAGGATCCCGCCTCAGGTTGACGGAGAATCGGGGATTACGGTGGGAGAGAACGGGATTGCTTATCGGATAGGAGGTGCGCCATTCGAGTTCCAATACAGCTACACGGAGACTCCAAAGGTGAAACCTTTGGCTCTGAGGGAAGCTCCTTTCTTGCCGTTTGGTCCAACCACCACACCAAGGCCGTGGACAGGGCGAGCTCCGCTCCCACCGAGTAAGAAGAAGCTGCCGGAGTTTGACTCGTTCCATCTCCCGCCGCCGGGGAAGAAGGGAGTGAAGTCAATACAATCGCCTGGACCATTTGTGGCTGGGTCGGGTCCAAAGTACCATGCTACGTCAAGGGAAGAGATATTGGGAGAGCCTCTGACAAAGGAAGAGGTCAAGGACCTTATCAAAGGGTGCATGAAGACTAGGAGACAGTTGAATATGG GAAGAGATGGCTTAACACACAACATGTTGGACAATATCCATGCTCATTGGAAAAGACGTAGGGTATGCAAAATAAGATGCCTAGGAGTGTCTACAGTTGATATGGATAATGTTCGTCAGCAATTGGAG GAGAAAACTGGAGGGAAGATTATATATAGTAAAGGCGGTGTTATCTTTCTGTTTCGTGGACGAAATTACAATTACAGGACACGCCCCAGATTTCCTCTTATGCTCTGGAAACCTGTGACACCTGTCTATCCACGGCTGGTTCAACGTGTACCAGAAGGATTAACATTGGAAGAAGCAACACAGATGCGAAAGCGAGGGCGCCAGCTACTCCCTATTTGTAAACTTG GTAAAAATGGTGTGTATAATAGACTGGTTTATCAAGTTCGAGAAGCATTTGAAGCATGCGAGCTTGTCCGTATAAACTGCCAGGGTATGAACCCAAGTGATTACAAGAAAATTGGCGCCAAACTTAAG GACCTAGTTCCATGTGTGCTTCTTTCGTTTGAACACGAGCATATACTCATGTGGGGAGGAAAAGACTGGAAATCTACACTTCCAGAAATAGAAGACAATGGCAATGGAGCTACAGAACTCAACAGCATTGACCTGACAACTACATCTGATACGAACAACTCATCATTTTCCAAGGAGATGTTCGATGTGAGTGCTACTGTGAGTCCCAGTGAGGTGCCTAGCATCAGTGAGTCTACCAAGTCTGAGGATTTGGATGCACATCTAGAAGTTGTGGAGACTGCGTACGTATCCAAGTCACAAGACACTGATGATGACTTATCAAGAGAAACTGCTAGCAGTTCAGACGAGATTACTAACATGACCTCTGGATTTTCGAATCACCAAGATCCTTCGACTACTTACCTTGACACCTCTTCCTCAGGTTCTGGATGCCATGCAGAGTTGTGTGAAGATGAAAATCAAGATGAGGACTCTGCAGATATTGTGGGTTCTGCCAGGCATGATGGTGATGATGCATCCACCAGACTCGATACCACTGGAGTGAATGTTGGGATGGAGATGGAAGAAAACAATTGTTTACCAGAACAGAAACCATGGTTAGACGGAGTTACTTTTCTTCTGAGACAAGCAGTTGATGATGGCTCTGCATTGATCTTGGATGATGATGCATCTTCCAATGCTAATATCGTGTACCAAAGTGCAGTCGAATTTGCCAAGACTGCTCCGCCTGGGCCTATCTTTAGGCACAGAACCAAGAAAGCTACCGAACAAGCGGCTGAGCAAGAAAAGCACCAAGGAATTGGGCAAATTGAGGAGGTTGAAATGGTTGCAAATTCCAATAGGAAACGCGAAGGCAGGAGTTCCTCACAGAGCCAGAGAAGGGACAAACTCCCGGAAATCCTCTTGGATGTGGTTCCACATGGAAGTTTGGGAGTCGATGAACTGGCAAAGCTTCTATCCTGA